From a single Centropristis striata isolate RG_2023a ecotype Rhode Island chromosome 14, C.striata_1.0, whole genome shotgun sequence genomic region:
- the cndp2 gene encoding cytosolic non-specific dipeptidase codes for MAHLTALFKYVDEHQDLYVQRLADWVAVQSVSAWPEKRGEIKKMMQMAAKDIERLGGTVEMVDIGTQKLPGGEEIPLPPIVLGRLGSDPGKKTVCIYGHLDVQPASIDDGWDTEPFTLVEKDGKMFGRGSTDDKGPVLAWFNCIEAYQKIGQELPINIKFCFEGMEESGSEGLDDLVFSRKDTFFKDVDYVCISDNYWLGKTKPCITYGLRGICYFFVEVHCGDKDLHSGVFGGSVHEAMTDLITLMGSLLDKKGKILVPGMNDDVAPVTEEEKKLYEKIDFDLGEYCKDVGVGQLLHDTKEKILMHRWRYPSLSLHGIEGAFSEAGAKTVIPRKVIGKFSIRLVPDMDPKVVEKQVLDHLQKKFDELGSPNKLNVYMGHGAKAWVSDFNHPHYMAGRKAMKTVFGVEPDLTREGGSIPVTLTFQEATGRNVMLLPVGSSDDGAHSQNEKLNRTNYIQGVKMLGAYFHEVSLLE; via the exons ATGGCTCATCTCACAGCGCTCTTCAAGTATGTGGACGAACACCAGGACCTCTACGTGCAG CGTCTCGCAGACTGGGTGGCAGTCCAGAGTGTGTCTGCATGGCCAGAGAAGCGCGGGGAGATCAAGAAGATGATGCAGATGGCAGCCAAGGACATTGAGCGGCTGGGCGGAACAGTGGAGATGGTGGACATCGGCACACAGAAG CTTCCCGGTGGAGAGGAGATCCCCCTGCCGCCTATCGTCCTGGGTCGTTTGGGGTCCGACCCGGGTAAGAAGACGGTGTGTATCTACGGCCATCTCGACGTCCAGCCAGCCAGCATTGACGACGGCTGGGATACAGAGCCTTTCACTCTGGTGGAGAAAGACG GTAAAATGTTCGGAAGAGGTTCTACTGATGATAAGGGTCCCGTGTTGGCCTGGTTTAACTGCATTGAGGCGTACCAGAAGATCGGCCAG GAGCTTCCCAtcaacattaaattctgcttcgAGGGGATGGAGGAGTCTGGATCTGAGGGCCTGGATGACCTGGTGTTTTCACGAAAAGACACTTTCTTCAAAGACGTGGACTACGTCTGCATCTCTGACAACTACTGGCTCGGCAAGACCAAACCCTGCATCACCTACGGACTGAGAGGAATCTGCTACTTCTTCGTTGAG gtGCACTGTGGTGACAAGGACCTGCACTCTGGGGTGTTTGGTGGCTCTGTTCATGAAGCTATGACCGACCTGATCACACTCATGG GCTCCCTCTTAGACAAAAAGGGGAAGATCTTGGTTCCTGGGATGAACGACGACGTGGCCCCtgtgacagaggaggagaaaaagctGTATGAGAAAATTGATTTTGACTTGGGTGAATACTGCAAAGATGTTGGAGTCGGACAGCTGCTGCATGACACAAAG GAGAAAATCTTGATGCACCGCTGGAGGTAtccatctctttctcttcatGGTATTGAGGGAGCGTTCTCTGAAGCCGGAGCCAAGACGGTCATCCCTCGCAAGGTCATCGGCAAGTTCTCCATCCGCCTCGTCCCCGACATGGACCCCAAAGTTGTGGAGAAGCAG GTTCTCGATCATCTGCAGAAGAAGTTTGATGAACTGGGAAGCCCAAACAAACTGAACGTGTACATGGGACACGGAGCCAAAGCCTGGGTGTCTGACTTCAACCACCCGCACTACATGGCCGGCCGAAAGGCCATGAAGACAG TCTTTGGTGTGGAGCCCGACCTGACCCGTGAGGGAGGAAGCATCCCTGTCACGCTGACCTTCCAGGAGGCCACAGGACGCAACGTCATGCTGCTTCCTGTTGGATCTTCTGATGACGGAGCTCACTCCCAGAATGAAAAGCTCAACAG AACCAACTACATACAGGGGGTCAAGATGCTCGGTGCATACTTCCATGAGGTTTCCCTGCTGGAATGA